From Nicotiana tabacum cultivar K326 chromosome 20, ASM71507v2, whole genome shotgun sequence, one genomic window encodes:
- the LOC107779831 gene encoding protein NRT1/ PTR FAMILY 1.2 isoform X2, with protein MLLKLKRVASEPCLSYLGMFLFWLTSVIPQARPPPCIGSNNICRSAEMFQLFFLCSSLGLVAIGAGAIKSSSLAFGSDQLKREVYQENARAIESYFSWYYAVYALSVLVALTCLVYIQVNMGWALGFGAPVLLMLFSTLLIFLGTPFYVKLKPKSSLITGLIQVIVASYRNRCLRLSSQSEDMLYHQKKGSVIVLPSEKLRFLNKACIVQDPQLDLSPDGEATDPWRLCTVDQVEELKALLNVVPIWLTGAIMNINISQPSFPVLQATTMDRHIGSSFEIPAASFGIFAVIAAIIWIVLYDCLVLPIASKMTGKPAHFSTKERMGFGMFLSFLSVLVMAVVEGVRRSIAIKEGYSDDPQSVIPMSAMWLLPQNCLAGFAEALNAIGQNEFYISEFPRSMSSVASALLGVGMGVASLLASFIMSTINELTRGGGQESWVSSNINKGHFDYYYLVLAGLSVVNLLCYIACSRAYGPCKGENREMIEED; from the exons ATGCTTCTGAAACTCAAAAGGGTGGCTTCAGAACCTTGCCTTTCATACTTG GGGATGTTTCTGTTTTGGCTGACATCAGTGATTCCGCAAGCAAGACCTCCACCCTGTATCGGTTCCAACAACATTTGCAGATCAGCAGAGATGTTCCAACTCTTCTTCCTGTGTTCCTCTTTGGGCCTCGTTGCCATTGGAGCAGGTGCAATCAAATCTTCATCTTTAGCATTTGGTTCAGATCAGTTGAAACGGGAAGTATATCAAGAAAATGCGCGTGCAATAGAGAGCTACTTCAGCTGGTACTATGCCGTGTATGCTTTGTCTGTCCTGGTTGCTCTCACGTGTCTTGTTTATATCCAAGTTAACATGGGGTGGGCTTTAGGTTTTGGAGCTCCTGTTTTGCTGATGTTGTTTTCaactcttttaatttttttgggtACTCCATTCTACGTGAAGCTGAAGCCTAAATCAAGCTTAATCACTGGGTTAATTCAAGTGATTGTAGCCTCTTACAGAAATAGATGTCTCAGATTGTCGTCACAGAGTGAAGATATGCTATACCATCAGAAGAAAGGATCAGTGATAGTTCTTCCTAGTGAAAAACTAAG GTTTCTGAATAAAGCTTGCATTGTCCAAGATCCTCAACTGGATTTGAGCCCAGATGGAGAAGCAACAGATCCTTGGCGTCTTTGCACTGTAGATCAAGTAGAGGAGCTGAAAGCACTGCTCAATGTTGTTCCAATCTGGTTGACGGGAGCTATCATGAACATAAATATAAGCCAGCCCTCTTTTCCAGTACTTCAAGCGACTACCATGGATCGGCATATaggttcaagctttgaaatcccaGCTGCCTCCTTTGGCATCTTTGCTGTCATCGCTGCTATTATTTGGATTGTCCTCTATGATTGTTTGGTTCTTCCCATAGCATCAAAAATGACTGGAAAACCTGCTCATTTCAGCACGAAAGAGAGAATGGGGTTTGGGATGTTTCTTTCCTTCCTGTCAGTCTTAGTGATGGCAGTTGTGGAAGGTGTCCGGAGAAGTATTGCAATCAAGGAGGGGTACTCGGATGATCCACAAAGCGTGATACCTATGTCAGCAATGTGGCTACTTCCCCAAAATTGCCTTGCTGGCTTTGCAGAGGCCCTAAATGCCATCGGCCAAAACGAATTTTATATTTCAGAATTTCCTAGAAGCATGTCAAGTGTAGCTTCTGCTCTATTAGGAGTTGGTATGGGAGTGGCAAGCTTACTAGCGAGCTTTATAATGAGTACTATCAACGAATTGACGAGAGGAGGAGGGCAGGAGAGCTGGGTATCAAGCAATATAAACAAGGGTCATTTCGACTACTATTATTTGGTTCTGGCAGGATTAAGCGTGGTTAACCTACTGTGTTATATTGCTTGTAGTAGAGCTTATGGTCCATGTAAAGGAGAGAACAGGGAGATGATTGAAGAAGACTAG
- the LOC107779830 gene encoding uncharacterized protein LOC107779830 — protein sequence MSKNNNGGPCVQRNQEHTYDPVRSLNRMVSEPYYLFHLLVFFSYIPIRFSASQLLSPARNSFLLKREIQVFVAYCVLAVVKIVKTESWESFIHDTLFFAKIFLTAIALVLDYHLALWYTLAFLVIHIIAQQPPYEGLGSSNHLTPLQLETLLTEGNTSRFWLVEFRAFSTPACVCTSSFFPELSITYSNANLSFGTVDIGLFPNAAEKIGIPLGSLNQLPVYILFENAIEVARFPEFDSEPYVFGPTITKKLLCGRFELDKRLLDYVNGK from the exons ATGTCAAAGAACAACAATGGCGGACCGTGTGTTCAACGAAATCAGGAACATACTTACGATCCAGTGAGATCGTTAAATCGGATGGTGTCGGAGCCTTACTACCTATTTCACTTGCTCGTTTTCTTCTCCTACATCCCCATTCGATTCTCCGCTTCTCAGCTCCTCTCTCCTGCTCGCAACTCTTTCCTTCTTAAACGA GAAATTCAAGTGTTTGTTGCATACTGCGTCTTGGCTGTTGTGAAG ATTGTAAAGACAGAAAGCTGGGAATCCTTCATTCATGATACTTTATTTTTTGCTAAG ATTTTCCTTACTGCCATTGCTTTAGTTTTGGATTATCACTTGGCACTCTGGTACACATTGGCATTTTTAG TTATACACATTATAGCGCAGCAGCCTCCATATGAAGGACTAG GTTCTTCAAATCATTTGACACCATTGCAGTTGGAGACTTTGCTTACTGAAGGGAATACATCACGCTTTTGGCTG GTCGAATTTCGTGCTTTCTCCACACCGGCTTGTGTATGCACAAGTTCCTTTTTCCCAGAACTCTCAATAAC ATACTCAAACGCAAATTTATCTTTTGGGACTGTTGATATTGGACTCTTCCCTAATGCTGCTGAAAAAATTGGCATTCCTCTTG GAAGCTTGAACCAACTTCCAGTGTACATTCTATTTGAGAATGCTATAGAGGTTGCACGCTTTCCAGAGTTTGATTCTGAGCCATATGTTTTTGGTCCTACCATTACAAAG AAACTTCTTTGTGGCCGTTTTGAGCTTGACAAAAGACTTCTGGATTATGTAAATGGAAAATAG
- the LOC107779831 gene encoding protein NRT1/ PTR FAMILY 1.2 isoform X1, whose amino-acid sequence MANSSGEKGEMIEQPLLDASETQKGGFRTLPFILGNVALMNAATNALTPNLILYLMNEYHMDMTTGSNILYIWSATTNIAPVLAAFLADSFVGRFKMIGLGSVVTLVGMFLFWLTSVIPQARPPPCIGSNNICRSAEMFQLFFLCSSLGLVAIGAGAIKSSSLAFGSDQLKREVYQENARAIESYFSWYYAVYALSVLVALTCLVYIQVNMGWALGFGAPVLLMLFSTLLIFLGTPFYVKLKPKSSLITGLIQVIVASYRNRCLRLSSQSEDMLYHQKKGSVIVLPSEKLRFLNKACIVQDPQLDLSPDGEATDPWRLCTVDQVEELKALLNVVPIWLTGAIMNINISQPSFPVLQATTMDRHIGSSFEIPAASFGIFAVIAAIIWIVLYDCLVLPIASKMTGKPAHFSTKERMGFGMFLSFLSVLVMAVVEGVRRSIAIKEGYSDDPQSVIPMSAMWLLPQNCLAGFAEALNAIGQNEFYISEFPRSMSSVASALLGVGMGVASLLASFIMSTINELTRGGGQESWVSSNINKGHFDYYYLVLAGLSVVNLLCYIACSRAYGPCKGENREMIEED is encoded by the exons ATGGCGAATTCTTCAGGTGAAAAAGGCGAAATGATCGAACAGCCTTTGCTAGATGCTTCTGAAACTCAAAAGGGTGGCTTCAGAACCTTGCCTTTCATACTTG GAAATGTGGCTTTGATGAATGCGGCGACTAATGCTCTAACGCCTAATCTGATTCTGTATTTGATGAATGAATATCACATGGATATGACTACTGGGTCCAATATTCTCTACATCTGGTCAGCAACTACCAACATTGCTCCAGTTCTTGCGGCCTTTCTGGCAGATTCTTTTGTGGGTCGGTTCAAGATGATAGGACTGGGGTCTGTTGTTACCCTTGTG GGGATGTTTCTGTTTTGGCTGACATCAGTGATTCCGCAAGCAAGACCTCCACCCTGTATCGGTTCCAACAACATTTGCAGATCAGCAGAGATGTTCCAACTCTTCTTCCTGTGTTCCTCTTTGGGCCTCGTTGCCATTGGAGCAGGTGCAATCAAATCTTCATCTTTAGCATTTGGTTCAGATCAGTTGAAACGGGAAGTATATCAAGAAAATGCGCGTGCAATAGAGAGCTACTTCAGCTGGTACTATGCCGTGTATGCTTTGTCTGTCCTGGTTGCTCTCACGTGTCTTGTTTATATCCAAGTTAACATGGGGTGGGCTTTAGGTTTTGGAGCTCCTGTTTTGCTGATGTTGTTTTCaactcttttaatttttttgggtACTCCATTCTACGTGAAGCTGAAGCCTAAATCAAGCTTAATCACTGGGTTAATTCAAGTGATTGTAGCCTCTTACAGAAATAGATGTCTCAGATTGTCGTCACAGAGTGAAGATATGCTATACCATCAGAAGAAAGGATCAGTGATAGTTCTTCCTAGTGAAAAACTAAG GTTTCTGAATAAAGCTTGCATTGTCCAAGATCCTCAACTGGATTTGAGCCCAGATGGAGAAGCAACAGATCCTTGGCGTCTTTGCACTGTAGATCAAGTAGAGGAGCTGAAAGCACTGCTCAATGTTGTTCCAATCTGGTTGACGGGAGCTATCATGAACATAAATATAAGCCAGCCCTCTTTTCCAGTACTTCAAGCGACTACCATGGATCGGCATATaggttcaagctttgaaatcccaGCTGCCTCCTTTGGCATCTTTGCTGTCATCGCTGCTATTATTTGGATTGTCCTCTATGATTGTTTGGTTCTTCCCATAGCATCAAAAATGACTGGAAAACCTGCTCATTTCAGCACGAAAGAGAGAATGGGGTTTGGGATGTTTCTTTCCTTCCTGTCAGTCTTAGTGATGGCAGTTGTGGAAGGTGTCCGGAGAAGTATTGCAATCAAGGAGGGGTACTCGGATGATCCACAAAGCGTGATACCTATGTCAGCAATGTGGCTACTTCCCCAAAATTGCCTTGCTGGCTTTGCAGAGGCCCTAAATGCCATCGGCCAAAACGAATTTTATATTTCAGAATTTCCTAGAAGCATGTCAAGTGTAGCTTCTGCTCTATTAGGAGTTGGTATGGGAGTGGCAAGCTTACTAGCGAGCTTTATAATGAGTACTATCAACGAATTGACGAGAGGAGGAGGGCAGGAGAGCTGGGTATCAAGCAATATAAACAAGGGTCATTTCGACTACTATTATTTGGTTCTGGCAGGATTAAGCGTGGTTAACCTACTGTGTTATATTGCTTGTAGTAGAGCTTATGGTCCATGTAAAGGAGAGAACAGGGAGATGATTGAAGAAGACTAG